The Saccharothrix violaceirubra genome segment GGCCAACAACTCGGCCGGCGGCACCCCATCCCGCGCGAGCAACCCGTGGACACCGTCGGCAGGCGCATTACGCGGCGCCCCCGCATCGACCACGAGCACGGACCGCCGCGCCCGGGCCAACATCAACGCCCCACTCAACCCGGCGGCACCGCCACCGACCACCACCACGTCGTAGTCCACTTGAGAACCACCTCCGCGACCACCATGCGGACCGACCCGACGAATAGGCAAAGTCAGTTGCCGATCCGGCAAAGAACGCACCGAACGCCGGTTACCAGGAACGCACCCTTCCGCCACCCCCGCAACCCGCCCGCACAAAACCCTGTGCCGGGCACGGGCAGCACGGCACCCAAGCGGGTTCGAGCTACCCGGCCACAACCCCGCCGGAAGAAACCACCGCGATCGAACCATCCGCCCACACCACCAACCCACCCCGACCACGCGAGGCAAGCCACTCGACTGCGTCACCCCCCAACGCCCAGGCCGCGGTCGCATCGACATCCGCCCAGGTCAAGGAATCCGCCACGACGGTCACCGAAGCGATCCCCCGCGCCGGCAACCCCGTCCGCGCATCCACCAGATGCGCGCCCCGATGCGCCGTACCCGAGGTCGCCACCCCACCCCGCACCACCGGCACGACCGCGACGACCCGACCGGGACCGAACGGATCCTCCACCCCCACACGCCAAGGCACACTCTCCGCGCGACACACCAGATCCCCACCCGCCGACAAACAGAAGTCGGTATCCGGAAGCAACTCGAGCCACCGCGCGGCCCGCTCCGCGGCCCACCCCTTCACCACCCCGTCGGTGTCCAGCACCGACTCCCCGTCCACACGACGACGAACCGAAAACGCCCCGTAAGACTCCCGCTCGGCACGAGCACCCAGTTCCAACACCTCGGCAACCTCAGGCGGACAGTCCGCCACACCGATCTCCCCCCGCCCCAACCGGGACAGGAACGAATCAGTGCGGAACCGACTGAACACCCGATCCACCGCACGCAGTTCGGCCACGACCGCATCCCAGGCAGCACGCGCCACACCATCAGCCACATGACGTCCACGCAACGCAAGGCTGACCGGCATCCCCATGACCTGCGCGACATACCGACCGGTCACCGTCCGGCCTCGTCAAGCGCCCCTTGAAGGGACTCCACGTACCCCTCACTCGTAACGGTGGCCCCGGTGACCATGTCGATGTCCGCACTCTGGGCATCGAGCGTGGCATCCACCAGAATCGGCAACGCACGAGCATTGATCTGCTCGTCCTTGGAGTTCTCATCCGGGTACTGGAGGACATCCACCGCGGTGATACGACCGTCCTCGAGCGTCACACGCACCTGGACAGGCCCCCATCGGGTCTGCACGACAGGCCCGGTAACCCCGCCACCCGCCGGAGCCGACACCACCACGTCCTTCGCGCCCGACGTGGAAGTGGGATATCCGAACAGCAGAACCAGCGCCGTGACCGTACCCAGAACGAACAAGACAATGCGCCGCGACGATCTCACCACCCGAAGTTCTCGACGTGCACACGATCGGCAGGCGCACCGGCGTTCTCCGCGCACCGCCGCACGGTCGCCGTCCACCCCGACGGCCCGCACACGTACACGTCACGGTCGACAAGATCGGGCACAAGCACGCGCAAGGCGGCGACATCATCGACATCAGGCGTGCCGGCCCCCAACCACGACCCGGAAGCACGCCGACGCCCCGGCAACCGGACCAGCCGCAGCCCACGCGTCCGCACCAACTCGTCGAACTCGGCGTCGAACAACGGCTGCCCGGTGAAGCGGTGCAGGACGACCACCTCACCCGGCGCGTACGCCAACCCTTCGGCCAACGCACGCAACGGCGCGATCCCCACACCCGCACCGATCAACACGACCTTGGACCGGGTCCGCGCCCGACCGGTAAGTCGGCCATACGGCCCTTCGAACACCACACGCGTACCAGCCCGCAACTCGGCCACCCGCGCGGAGTTGTCGCCCGACTCCTTGACCGTGATACGCAACCCACGACCGTCCGGCGCCGCGGACAGCGAATACGGGTTGCCCCGTGTCCACCCCGCTCGATCGAGGAAACGCCACCCGAAGAACTGCCCGGCGTCGACAGCCAGCCGGTCGAGCGCACGTCCGGTCAGGTGTACGGAGTGGA includes the following:
- a CDS encoding FMN-binding protein, which produces MRSSRRIVLFVLGTVTALVLLFGYPTSTSGAKDVVVSAPAGGGVTGPVVQTRWGPVQVRVTLEDGRITAVDVLQYPDENSKDEQINARALPILVDATLDAQSADIDMVTGATVTSEGYVESLQGALDEAGR
- a CDS encoding FAD:protein FMN transferase, with product MTGRYVAQVMGMPVSLALRGRHVADGVARAAWDAVVAELRAVDRVFSRFRTDSFLSRLGRGEIGVADCPPEVAEVLELGARAERESYGAFSVRRRVDGESVLDTDGVVKGWAAERAARWLELLPDTDFCLSAGGDLVCRAESVPWRVGVEDPFGPGRVVAVVPVVRGGVATSGTAHRGAHLVDARTGLPARGIASVTVVADSLTWADVDATAAWALGGDAVEWLASRGRGGLVVWADGSIAVVSSGGVVAG